In Mercurialis annua linkage group LG5, ddMerAnnu1.2, whole genome shotgun sequence, a single genomic region encodes these proteins:
- the LOC126682595 gene encoding terpene synthase 10-like: MYTSTKISDDAIVRRSANYLPSIWDYDFIQSLRSEYMGEQNIAKVEKLKEEVKMMFKEATSPLNKLEMIDCMQRLGFSYLFKNEIEAALQILHNNYIHLGHAHNEEELHATALEFRLLRQHGYFINQDVFTRFMDEKRELKDCHRGDLKGILNLYEASYVLLEGENVLEEAQVLCIKHLQEFVKEKNIIGEEEYLVMLASHALKLPSHWRMQRLETRWFIDVYEHNKDMKMKPTFLQLAKLEFNMVQAIHQQDLKQVSRWWKKTELGEKLGFARDRMVEIFFWSVGAISEPEYGYSRTILSKLGELLTVIDDIYDIYGSLDELELFTDAIIRWDTNAMDGLPDYMKICFLATYNCINELAFDVLKNQNLHIISYLKKEWAGICKAYLLEAKWYYSGYIPSLQEYLENRWVSIAMPLVFVHAFFTIPNQISEETITCLEGSPDMIQLSSLICGLADDLGTSSLEIKRGDNPKSIQCYMHETGASEEEARKHLRYLIGEAWKKLNKEKMNNTIFSQAFMGLLINMARTTQFIYQSGDGFGGEDRKIKDQITSLFIQPITMID, translated from the exons ATGTATACTTCTACTAAAATTTCAGATGATGCTATAGTGAGAAGATCTGCTAATTATCTTCCTTCAATTTGGGATTATGATTTTATTCAATCCCTTAGAAGTGAATATATG GGAGAGCAAAACATTGCAAAAGTGGAGAAGTTGAAAGAAGAGGTGAAGATGATGTTTAAAGAAGCAACAAGTCCTTTAAATAAACTTGAAATGATTGATTGCATGCAAAGACTTGGTTTTTCATACCTTTTTAAGAATGAAATAGAAGCAGCTTTGCAAATATTACACAACAATTATATCCATCTTGGTCATGCACACAATGAAGAGGAATTACATGCCACTGCTCTTGAATTTAGACTGTTAAGACAACATGGATATTTTATAAATCAAG ATGTTTTTACTAGATTCATGGATGAGAAAAGAGAGTTGAAGGATTGTCATAGAGGTGATTTGAAAGGAATACTAAATCTGTATGAAGCTTCATATGTTTTGCTAGAAGGTGAGAATGTATTAGAAGAAGCCCAAGTATTGTGTATCAAACATCTTCAAGAATttgtgaaagaaaaaaatattattggtGAAGAAGAATATTTGGTAATGCTAGCAAGTCATGCTTTAAAGCTTCCTTCGCACTGGAGGATGCAAAGGTTGGAGACCAGGTGGTTCATTGATGTGTATGAGCATAATAAGGACATGAAAATGAAACCAACATTTCTTCAGCTTGCCAAATTGGAATTCAACATGGTGCAAGCTATTCACCAACAAGATCTCAAACAAGTCTCCAG aTGGTGGAAAAAGACTGAATTAGGTGAAAAGTTGGGATTTGCTAGAGACAGAATGGTGGAGATTTTCTTTTGGAGTGTGGGGGCAATTTCCGAGCCTGAATATGGATATTCAAGGACaatattatcaaaattaggAGAACTCTTAACAGTCATTGATGACATTTATGATATATATGGTAGCTTGGATGAGTTGGAGTTGTTTACAGATGCAATTATAAG gtggGATACGAATGCCATGGATGGACTCCCTGACTATATGAAAATATGTTTTCTTGCTACCTACAACTGCATCAATGAATTGGCTTTTGATGTTctcaaaaatcaaaatcttCACATTATCTCTTACTTAAAGAAAGAG TGGGCAGGTATATGTAAGGCATATTTATTAGAGGCGAAATGGTATTATAGTGGATACATACCAAGCTTGCAAGAATATTTGGAAAATAGATGGGTTTCCATTGCTATGCCATTGGTGTTCGTCCATGCCTTTTTTACAATCCCAAATCAAATTTCAGAGGAAACAATAACATGCTTAGAAGGGTCTCCCGATATGATTCAGCTCTCATCTTTGATTTGTGGACTTGCAGATGATCTCGGAACATCCTCG cTAGAGATAAAGAGAGGAGATAATCCTAAATCAATTCAATGTTACATGCATGAAACTGGAGCTTCAGAAGAAGAAGCTCGTAAACATTTACGTTATCTTATTGGTGAAGCgtggaaaaaattaaataaggagaAAATGAATAATACTATATTCTCGCAAGCATTCATGGGACTACTAATTAACATGGCAAGAACAACTCAATTTATTTATCAGAGTGGAGATGGATTCGGTGGTGAAGATCGCAAAATTAAGGATCAGATCACATCTTTATTTATTCAACCCATTACTATGATAGACTAA